One region of Zingiber officinale cultivar Zhangliang chromosome 7B, Zo_v1.1, whole genome shotgun sequence genomic DNA includes:
- the LOC122007277 gene encoding pentatricopeptide repeat-containing protein At3g29230-like — protein sequence MAASFSNLLSLLHKAAAASQVLQIHAQLVAASLVHRPSVASRLLYAVCELPGGAFPARIRPSYADLVFSHIPRPNAFAWNNIIRFHARSSSPIKALLTFARMRQNRVLADHYTYPFVLKACSLVPGLDEGGSVHGSALKEGFAEDSFVVNGLINFYCKRGEIASARKLFDGSRFKDLVSWNSLMTGYVDRGDASEARKLFDAMPERDAFSWTILIDGYGKKAGDVGRARELFDEMPNKDVACWNSMIDGYVGGGMIGPARQLFDEMPQRNVVSWSILIHGYVRCGYPKQALELFQRMLVEGIRTDQVCAVGVISACSQLGALDQGRWIHSYLKKNTGLLDGVTETALVDMYMRCGDLQQARLIFDRMPKRSVVTWNVSMVGLGIHGFGAEALELFHQMEKGGVPMDDLTFVAVLTGCAHTGLVDEGRCIFERMRSDFGIEPKAEHYGCLVDLLGRAGLLQEARRVIETMPTEPTASIWGSLLAACRVHQCTELAEAAVEQLRKVGADDGGVYVLISNIYAAEGKWNEASLIRRSMSCRGMEKVIGRSAVEVDGCVHEFVNGDTSHPCKAQVYAVLCELSRAMLPKR from the coding sequence ATGGCCGCATCCTTCTCCAACCTTCTCTCCCTGCTTCACAAAGCCGCCGCCGCCTCCCAAGTCCTCCAGATCCACGCGCAGCTTGTCGCCGCATCCCTCGTGCACCGTCCCTCGGTAGCAAGTCGCCTCCTTTACGCCGTCTGCGAGCTCCCCGGCGGCGCCTTTCCCGCCCGCATCCGGCCCTCCTATGCCGATCTCGTCTTCTCCCATATTCCCCGCCCCAACGCCTTCGCCTGGAACAATATCATCCGCTTCCACGCTCGGTCCTCCTCCCCGATCAAGGCCCTTCTGACCTTCGCCCGGATGCGTCAAAATCGCGTCTTGGCCGACCATTACACGTACCCCTTCGTCCTCAAGGCCTGCTCCTTGGTGCCCGGACTCGACGAAGGGGGATCTGTTCACGGGAGCGCTCTCAAGGAAGGATTCGCCGAAGACTCCTTCGTGGTGAACGGATTGATCAACTTTTACTGCAAGCGCGGAGAGATCGCCTCCGCTCGGAAGCTGTTCGATGGATCTCGGTTCAAGGATTTGGTATCGTGGAACTCTCTGATGACTGGATATGTGGATCGCGGGGACGCATCGGAGGCTCGGAAGCTGTTCGACGCGATGCCGGAGAGGGATGCGTTCTCCTGGACGATCTTGATCGACGGATACGGGAAGAAGGCAGGGGATGTCGGCCGCGCTCGAGAGCTGTTCGATGAAATGCCCAACAAAGACGTTGCCTGCTGGAATTCCATGATCGATGGGTATGTTGGAGGGGGCATGATAGGCCCTGCCAGACAACTGTTCGACGAAATGCCACAAAGAAATGTAGTGTCTTGGAGCATTCTTATCCATGGCTACGTGCGATGTGGATACCCAAAACAAGCTTTGGAGCTCTTCCAGCGGATGCTCGTTGAAGGAATTAGAACTGATCAAGTCTGTGCAGTAGGTGTCATTTCTGCATGTTCGCAGTTGGGTGCTCTTGATCAAGGTCGATGGATACACTCCTACCTGAAGAAGAACACTGGATTGCTGGACGGTGTCACGGAAACAGCGCTGGTCGATATGTACATGAGATGCGGGGACTTGCAGCAGGCCCGGTTGATCTTCGACCGAATGCCAAAGCGGAGCGTGGTGACATGGAACGTGAGCATGGTAGGACTCGGCATCCATGGTTTTGGAGCTGAAGCTCTCGAGCTTTTCCACCAGATGGAGAAAGGAGGGGTTCCAATGGATGATCTGACTTTCGTCGCTGTCCTAACAGGCTGTGCTCACACTGGTTTGGTTGACGAGGGGCGGTGCATCTTTGAGAGGATGAGGAGCGATTTCGGGATAGAGCCAAAGGCCGAGCATTACGGCTGCTTGGTGGACCTCCTCGGCAGGGCAGGGCTGCTGCAGGAAGCTAGACGAGTGATCGAGACGATGCCGACGGAGCCAACTGCAAGCATTTGGGGTTCACTTCTCGCAGCCTGTCGAGTCCATCAGTGCACTGAGCTAGCAGAGGCTGCAGTTGAGCAGTTGAGGAAGGTAGGGGCAGACGACGGGGGAGTGTATGTGCTGATATCAAACATATATGCAGCAGAGGGGAAGTGGAACGAGGCATCATTGATAAGGAGATCGATGAGCTGCAGAGGAATGGAGAAAGTGATTGGGAGGAGTGCAGTGGAGGTGGATGGTTGTGTTCATGAGTTTGTCAATGGAGATACTTCACATCCTTGCAAAGCGCAAGTTTATGCAGTTCTGTGTGAGCTATCCAGGGCAATGCTTCCTAAGAGATAG
- the LOC122007276 gene encoding histone-lysine N-methyltransferase ATXR3-like, translated as MGEGGVACAPSQRIMDRFPIPESLCGGKYVVSSNSFRAEKSSRNGERKDDVERKGEYGGEKELKLDKKVKKMELEKGELVLERHRKGELEEGEFLNGELEKEELRNGEVEKGEFVPRKSRKSDVEVGERRKRDEASREVISDRRSKLELERGEFVPDKWKRTAEPEKTQTQSSRGRKLDKDKNDVPERLRKHARDFSPENSHRRSDRHTSDADSRKRSSSRWDGSVSDRDARKSSGEAKHDRHHSNLPDHSGSRTSSANSERCRRTESSSAFKVLSSSKYSSSRFTDPSFSSGGTHDRHSPGHSEKSPKERSSHSNSKDLSPRRTNRSPHEKSRHFDRRDRTPSRSNRSPRLRVRHQDHRDRTPVRSVRSPNPHDIRHSADHRESSRKNKVGEKHQSSRNDDKVGGKDHGEKDITNGKSNKSHADRSSVDKLCKEKLLHNSNRQSSEIPPLPPLPLPPPPPPPPALPPPPLSAPGGFEDPSSMEEDMDISDTPPRDPISSDIDAWKWFYLDHFGTEQGPSKLVDLKQLVDDGFLLSDHLIKHADSDRWVTVENAVSPLAQLNIPSIVSDVVTQMVSPPEAPGNLLVDAAVLYQETSGSMPLQQALLTDEPSILPEFIQDYHIDERVKMLLDGYSIVDGKELEIIGEALNASFEHVDLENWGQSEGFSRFKAQTPFMYPRNEVARDQENFSTEATEIRPVFASSEMDHFVPGGSHSDWFAGRWSCKGGDWKRNDDVNLERSYRRKLVINEGYPLCQMPKSGIEDPRRQRKEDLYYPSRSKRLDLPVWSFSSADDNSDNNIDQSKNVVSSRSVQTKPLPPRGTKGILLPVVRINTCVVKDHVSSEPSGKVKSIELHPSRSSRSHSSSERNSLREGSSRSKKSHEHDQQILQRCKTVLTVPRDRICTVDDLSIDAGDWFYLDGAGCEHGPFSYLELQELVGKGTILEHSSVFRKNDNTWLPITKKLKFSETINTEGGAGTFAEKGCSTLDQSFLNSASSSSHSLHSSHPQFVGFTRGKLHELVMRSYKNREFAAAINEVLDPWIIAKQPKKEMDKHFPFNSSITKSSAVLSHDLSRDTSWKSEDLLYRDGKRARLLIGDSDEDSEMGEAVIPSEKLDCSFEELCGECDVFADLVTTSQAENENWGLLNGRILARIFHFLKSDMKSLVYSASTCKHWNTLVNFYRNICKHFDLSSVGPKCTDAIFHLLMGGCDRKNLMSISLMDCVNVTASAVEEVLLVFPHISFIDISGCCQFKELKIKYPNIMWIRRSGSAKSKNLEESYSKTRSLRQITENYSLSRTYQLLNGYLDDSDDLGNFATDEPNSFNRNNISGLQFKQGFYKRPKLLDARRSSELLSRDAQMRRWLHRKSENSYKKIEEFIANNLRSIIRGSKSEIFMPKISKIEDRMRSGYYVRHGLSSIKDDISRMCRDVFKSNRRNDGDMKKIIISFLQLIKKLDNPRLISERDEMGKAGKDNSDAGAYISEKYKKKQSRTLGEIKRSLSKLKQRAMDSESETSEENENDFSDEDERADDESTASDTESDMEVHSGNSTWESRGDEFCKLESIESVAIDDREWGARMTKAGFVPPVTRKYEIIDKYLLVADEEEVQRKMQVALPDDYSEKLLVQKNGIEESDMQIPEVKEYKPRKSLGVEVIEQEVYGIDPYTHNLLLDSMPDEPEWVLTDRHKFIEESLLRTLNKQVRQFTGAGNTPMVYPLRPVLEEMQMNAEEGGDRRTLKMCQAILKAIRSRPDDNYVAYRKGLGVVCNKKEGFEQDDFVVEFLGEVYPAWKWYEKQDGIRSLQKNNQEPAPEFYNIYLERPKGDRDGYDLVIVDAMHKANYASRICHSCRPNCEAKVTAVDGQYQIGIYSLGPIGYGEEITFDYNSVTESKEEYESSVCLCGSQVCRGSYLNLSGEGAFEKVLKDCHGVLDRHKLMLEACDSNFVSQDDYVDLGRAGLGPCLLDGLPNWLVAYSAHLVRFINFERKKLPDEILKHNLEEKRKFFSDICLEVEKSDAELQAEGVYNARLQNIALTLNKVKYVMRCAFKDAKKAPPPIEKFSAEGMVSVLWKGEGSLVEDLLHSMAPHVEPNVLSDLKSKIQAHDPSGSDNIENAIRKSLLWLRDELRNLPCSKKCRHDAAADLIHIYAYTKVFFKIRDYKSVTSPPVYISPLDLGPKYADKMGSGFQEFCKTYGENYCLGQLIYWYSQMNADPECRLARARKGCLLLPDISSYYTKSQKPLREHYSLRTVRFMMSRMEKEPQRPWPKDRIWLFKSNPKFFGSPMLDAALNKCPLDKEMMHWLKTRPAVFQG; from the exons ATGGGAGAGGGGGGAGTCGCGTGTGCACCCTCGCAGCGTATCATGGATCGCTTCCCGATTCCGGAGTCACTCTGTGGGGGCAAGTACGTGGTTTCTTCGAATTCCTTTAGGGCGGAGAAGAGCTCGAGGAATGGCGAGAGGAAAGATGATGTCGAGAGGAAAGGTGAGTATGGTGGTGAAAAAGAACTGAAGCTGGATAAGAAGGTGAAGAAGATGGAGTTGGAGAAAGGAGAGCTTGTGCTGGAGAGGCATCGGAAAGGGGAGTTGGAGGAAGGGGAGTTCCTTAATGGCGAATTGGAAAAGGAGGAGCTCCGAAATGGTGAAGTGGAGAAGGGGGAGTTTGTTCCTAGGAAATCACGGAAAAGTGACGTTGAGGTGGGAGAACGACGAAAGAGAGATGAGGCGTCAAGAGAAGTTATTTCAGATAGACGGAGTAAATTAGAGCTGGAAAGAGGGGAGTTTGTTCCAGATAAATGGAAGAGAACAGCAGAACCGGAGAAGACACAGACTCAGTCCAGCAGAGGAAGGAAGTTGGACAAAGACAAAAATGATGTACCGGAGAGATTGCGGAAGCATGCCCGGGATTTTTCTCCAGAGAACAGTCACCGGAGAAGTGATAGACACACAAGTGATGCTGACTCCAGGAAGCGATCGTCATCCAGATGGGATGGCAGTGTCTCTGATAGGGATGCTAGGAAATCATCAGGCGAGGCTAAGCATGATAGGCACCATTCTAATTTGCCTGATCATTCAGGATCAAGGACTAGTTCTGCTAATTCTGAGAGATGCCGTAGAACTGAATCCTCCTCTGCATTCAAGGTCTTATCTTCCAGCAAGTATTCATCTTCTAGATTCACTGATCCATCTTTTTCTTCTGGAGGTACCCATGATCGCCACAGTCCGGGCCATTCTGAGAAGTCACCAAAAGAGCGCAGCAGCCACTCTAATAGCAAGGACCTTAGTCCTCGACGCACCAACCGGTCCCCACACGAGAAGAGTCGCCACTTTGATCGTAGGGATCGTACTCCAAGTCGTTCAAATAGGTCTCCACGTCTACGAGTTCGTCACCAGGATCACAGAGACCGAACTCCTGTGCGCTCAGTGCGGTCACCAAATCCACATGATATACGGCATTCTGCAGATCACCGAGAATCAAGCAGGAAAAATAAAGTCGGCGAAAAGCATCAATCTAGCAGAAATGATGATAAAGTAGGAGGAAAGGATCATGGTGAAAAAGATATTACTAATGGTAAGTCAAATAAGAGTCATGCAGACAGAAGTAGTGTTGATAAACTCTGCAAGGAAAAGCTGTTACATAATTCAAATAGGCAGTCTAGTGAAATTCCGCCTCTGCCGCCTCTGCCactacctcctcctcctcctcctccacctgcTCTTCCTCCACCACCACTTTCTGCACCAGGAGGTTTTGAAGATCCATCATCAATGGAAGAGGATATGGATATATCAGACACTCCACCACGTGACCCCATCTCATCTGATATTGACGCGTGGAAATGGTTTTATCTTGATCATTTTGGTACTGAACAAGGGCCTTCAAAACTGGTTGATCTCAAACAGCTAGTGGATGACGGATTCCTCCTTTCTGATCATCTGATAAAGCACGCTGACAGTGATAGATGGGTTACTGTTGAGAATGCAGTTTCCCCCTTGGCGCAGTTGAACATTCCCTCCATTGTTTCTGATGTGGTAACCCAGATGGTAAGTCCTCCAGAAGCCCCAGGGAATTTGTTAGTTGATGCTGCTGTTCTTTACCAGGAAACATCCGGTTCTATGCCTCTGCAACAGGCACTTCTTACTGATGAACCTTCAATTTTACCAGAATTTATTCAAGATTATCATATAGATGAGAGGGTGAAAATGTTGTTGGATGGATACAGTATTGTAGATGGAAAGGAGCTCGAGATTATAGGAG AAGCTCTGAATGCGTCATTTGAGCATGTGGACTTGGAAAACTGGGGTCAATCTGAAG GTTTCTCAAGATTCAAGGCTCAAACGCCATTCATGTATCCAAGAAATGAGGTTGCTAGAGATCAAGAAAATTTCTCAACAGAAGCTACCGAAATTAGGCCAGTTTTTGCATCTTCTGAGATGGATCATTTTGTTCCTGGTGGTAGCCATAGTGATTGGTTTGCTGGGAGGTGGTCTTGCAAAGGTGGTGACTGGAAGAGGAATGATGATGTTAATCTTGAGAGATCTTACAGACGGAAACTTGTCATCAATGAAGGTTATCCTCTTTGTCAGATGCCAAAGTCTGGGATTGAGGATCCTCGTCGGCAAAGGAAGGAAGATCTTTATTATCCTTCCCGCAGTAAAAGGCTTGATCTGCCAGTTTGGAGTTTTTCATCAGCAGATGATAATAGTGATAACAACATTGATCAAAGTAAAAATGTAGTTAGTAGCAGATCAGTCCAAACTAAACCTTTGCCTCCTAGGGGTACGAAGGGTATACTTCTTCCTGTTGTCCGGATAAATACCTGTGTAGTAAAGGATCATGTTTCTTCAGAACCTTCTGGAAAGGTTAAAAGCATTGAACTGCACCCTTCAAGATCTTCACGATCACACTCTAGTAGCGAAAGGAATTCTCTTCGTGAAGGTTCCTCTCGGTCAAAGAAGTCGCATGAACATGACCAACAAATTCTGCAACGATGCAAGACTGTGCTCACTGTTCCCAGGGATCGGATTTGTACTGTCGATGATTTATCTATTGATGCGGGTGATTGGTTCTATCTAGATGGTGCGGGCTGTGAACATGGACCTTTCTCATATTTGGAATTGCAAGAGTTAGTTGGTAAAGGTACCATATTGGAGCATAGCAGTGTCTTTAGGAAGAATGACAATACTTGGCTACCAATTACTAAAAAACTGAAGTTTTCCGAAACTATAAATACTGAAGGTGGAGCAGGCACATTCGCTGAAAAAGGTTGTTCTACTCTTGATCAGTCATTTCTAAACAGTGCTAGTAGCTCTTCTCATTCACTTCATAGCTCGCACCCTCAGTTTGTTGGGTTTACACGTGGTAAGCTGCATGAACTTGTCATGAGGTCATATAAGAACCGGGAGTTTGCTGCTGCTATCAATGAGGTTTTGGATCCATGGATAATTGCGAAGCAACCAAAGAAGGAAATGGATAAACATTTTCCATTTAACTCATCTATCACAAAAAGCTCTGCTGTTTTATCTCATGATTTGTCAAGGGATACTAGCTGGAAATCAG AGGATTTGTTGTATCGTGATGGAAAAAGAGCTCGATTGCTAATTGGAGATAGTGATGAGGACTCTGAAATGGGGGAGGCTGTAATTCCCAGTGAGAAGCTTGACTGCTCATTTGAGGAGTTATGTGGTGAATGTGATGTCTTTGCAGATCTTGTTACTACTTCACAGGCAGAGAATGAAAACTGGGGTCTGTTGAATGGGCGCATTCTTGCTAGAATCTTTCACTTCCTAAAGAGTGATATGAAGTCTCTTGTCTACTCTGCTTCAACATGTAAACATTGGAATACATTGgtaaatttttacagaaatattTGCAAACATTTTGATTTGTCCTCTGTTGGACCAAAGTGCACAGATGCTATCTTCCACTTGCTTATG GGTGGTTGTGACAGGAAAAACCTTATGTCCATCAGCTTAATGGACTGTGTCAATGTTACTGCCAGTGCTGTTGAAGAGGTCCTCCTGGTGTTTCCACACATATCTTTTATTGACATCAGTGGATGCTGTCAGTTTAAAGAACTAAAAATTAAGTATCCAAACATTATGTGGATAAGAAGATCAGGTTCAGCTAAAAGTAAAAATCTCGAGGAATCTTATTCAAAAACAAGAAGCCTAAGGCAGATAACAGAAAATTACTCATTGTCAAGAACGTACCAGTTGTTGAATGGTTATCTGGATGATTCTGATGATCTAGGAAATTTTGCCACTGATGAGCCAAATTCCTTCAATAGAAACAATATTTCAGGCCTCCAGTTCAAGCAAGGTTTTTACAAGCGACCCAAGCTACTTGATGCTAGAAGGTCTTCAGAACTTCTATCTAGGGATGCACAGATGAGACGCTGGTTGCATAGAAAATCTGAGAATAGCTATAAAAAGATAGAGGAATTTATTGCCAATAATTTGAGGAGCATCATAAGAGGGAGCAAGTCCGAAATCTTTATGCCCAAA atttcaaaaattgaagatAGGATGAGAAGTGGCTATTATGTTCGACATGGCTTGAGCTCTATCAAGGATGATATTAGTCGGATGTGCCGTGATGTATTCAA ATCAAATAGACGGAATGAtggagacatgaaaaagattatCATTTCCTTCCTTCAATTGATAAAGAAGTTGGACAACCCAAGGTTGATCAGTGAAAGAGATGAGATGGGAAAGGCAGGAAAAGACAATTCTGATGCAGGAGCATATATATctgaaaaatacaaaaagaaacaaagcagAACTTTGGGTGAAATTAAGAGGAGTCTCTCCAAACTAAAGCAGAGAGCAATGGATTCTGAAAGTGAAACATCAGAAGAGAATGAAAATGATTTCTCTGATGAAGATGAAAGGGCTGACGATGAAAGTACTGCTTCTGATACAGAAAGTGACATGGAAGTTCATTCAGGAAATTCAACATGGGAGTCAAGAGGAGATGAGTTCTGCAAATTGGAGTCCATTGAGTCAGTGGCAATAGATGACCGGGAATGGGGTGCTCGCATGACTAAAGCTGGTTTTGTTCCTCCTGTTACCAGAAAGTATGAGATCATTGACAAATATCTTCTTGTAGCAGATGAGGAGGAAGTACAAAGGAAAATGCAAGTTGCATTACCTGATGATTATTCTGAGAAACTATTAGTCCAAAAGAATGGTATTGAGGAGTCAGATATGCAAATTCCTGAGGTTAAGGAATACAAACCCAGAAAGTCTCTTGGAGTTGAAGTAATAGAGCAAGAAGTATATGGAATAGATCCTTATACGCATAACCTCCTCTTGGATTCTATGCCAGATGAACCAGAATGGGTTCTTACAGATAGACATAAATTTATAGAAGAG TCTCTTCTCCGGACATTGAATAAGCAAGTCAGACAATTCACTGGTGCTGGTAacactccaatggtttatccttTGCGACCTGTTTTAGAAGAAATGCAAATGAATGCAGAGGAAGGAGGTGATAGACGAACACTGAAAATGTGCCAGGCCATCCTAAAGGCTATAAGGAGCCGTCCTGATGATAATTATGTTGCTTATAGAAAG GGCCTTGGGGTTGTCTGTAATAAGAAGGAAGGATTTGAGCAAGATGATTTTGTTGTTGAGTTCTTAGGAGAG GTTTATCCAGCCTGGAAATGGTATGAAAAACAAGATGGTATACGGTCCTTGCAGAAAAATAATCAAGAACCAGCACCTGAATTTTACAACATATATCTGGAGAGACCGAAG GGTGATCGTGATGGGTATGATCTTGTTATTGTTGATGCTATGCACAAAGCAAATTATGCAAGCAGAATTTGTCACTCATGCCGACCTAATTGTGAAGCAAA AGTTACAGCTGTTGATGGTCAATACCAGATTGGTATTTATTCTCTAGGACCAATTGGTTATGGCGAAGAAATCACCTTTGATTACAACTCTGTGACAGAG AGCAAGGAAGAATATGAATCCTCAGTTTGTTTGTGCGGTAGTCAAGTTTGCAGAGGCAGCTATCTGAATCTTTCAGGAGAAGGAGCATTTGAGAAG GTTTTGAAGGATTGCCATGGAGTGTTAGACCGTCATAAGCTAATGCTAGAGGCTTGTGATTCCAATTTTGTCTCCCAAGATGATTATGTTGACCTAGGAAGGGCTGGTCTGGGACCTTGTTTGCTTGACGGATTACCTAATTGGCTTGTTGCCTACTCAGCTCATCTG GTGAGGTTTATCAACTTTGAGAGGAAAAAACTTCCGGATGAAATTTTAAAGCATAACCTAGAGGAAAAGAGGAAATTTTTTTCAGATATATGTCTTGAGGTTGAGAAGAGTGATGCTGAGTTACAG GCTGAGGGTGTATATAATGCAAGGCTTCAGAATATTGCACTCACTCTTAATAAG GTAAAGTATGTTATGAGGTGCGCATTTAAGGATGCAAAGAAAGCTCCACCTCCGATTGAAAAATTCTCGGCAGAAGGCATGGTTTCAGTCCTTTGGAAAGGGGAGGGTTCCTTGGTCGAGGACTTGCTACATTCCATGGCACCTCATGTAGAGCCAAATGTACTTAGCGACCTAAAATCCAAGATTCAAGCCCATGATCCATCTGGTTCCGATAACATCGAGAATGCAATCCGCAAGTCTTTATTATG GTTGAGGGATGAATTGCGAAATCTTCCATGCAGCAAGAAGTGTCGGCATGATGCTGCTGCAGACTTGATTCATATATATGCTTACACAAAAGTGTTCTTTAAGATCCGG GACTACAAGTCTGTTACATCTCCCCCAGTCTACATCAGCCCTCTGGACTTGGGTCCCAAATATGCCGATAAGATGGGGTCAGGTTTCCAGGAATTTTGCAAGACCTACGGCGAGAATTATTGCCTGGGCCAGTTGATCTATTGGTACAGCCAGATGAATGCTGACCCAGAGTGTCGACTAGCAAGAGCTCGCAAAGGTTGCTTATTGCTGCCCGATATCTCTTCCTACTACACAAAGTCCCAAAAGCCATTGCGAGAACATTACAGCCTTCGGACTGTGCGGTTTATGATGTCGCGGATG GAGAAAGAGCCACAGCGGCCATGGCCAAAAGATCGAATATGGCTTTTCAAGAGCAACCCTAAATTTTTTGGCAGTCCGATGCTGGACGCTGCCCTCAATAAGTGTCCATTAGACAAGGAGATGATGCACTGGCTCAAGACCAGGCCGGCAGTGTTTCAAGGCTGA
- the LOC122007278 gene encoding U-box domain-containing protein 8-like — translation MEGEMEFPEDFRCPISLEVMTDPVILSSGHTFDRSSIQRWLDSGNLTCPVTNLPLPPSPSLIPNHALRRLISSFLARRPPPSADADSDDYYHHESCRLFTRLSFPSDFASLSGVLRLAQRGGAAARSLILDSGVVASVLLPHVAASDRPDLQDLALRVLLHLSLEGDDARLGLVAEGAIDPIVASLVSSSSSASLAATLLTSLAVVEVNKATIGAHPLAIPRLAALLLDGGARERRESATALYELCKFADNRRRTSIAGTVPQLLRLAREGSERAVRVLVLLSRCREGKDEMINAAGFAAAMTEAIRTGTLFTIEHALSLLNLVSSESKAVALEAIKEGILDLCSAFSGDLNQKTRKNAKQLIFTLQNARFQAFFP, via the coding sequence ATGGAAGGAGAAATGGAGTTTCCGGAGGACTTCCGGTGCCCAATCTCGCTGGAGGTGATGACTGACCCGGTAATCCTCTCCTCCGGCCATACCTTCGACCGCTCCTCCATACAGCGTTGGCTAGACTCCGGTAACCTTACTTGCCCGGTCACCAACCTCCCCCTCCCTCCCTCCCCGTCCCTCATCCCCAACCACGCCCTCCGCCGCCTCATCTCCTCCTTCCTCGCTCGCCGACCTCCTCCCTCCGCTGACGCCGACTCCGACGATTACTATCACCATGAAAGTTGCCGCCTTTTTACCCGCCTCTCCTTCCCCTCCGACTTTGCCTCACTCTCCGGCGTCCTCCGCCTGGCCCAGCGCGGTGGCGCCGCCGCCCGAAGCCTTATCCTCGACTCCGGCGTCGTCGCCTCCGTCCTACTTCCTCATGTCGCCGCCTCCGACCGCCCCGACCTCCAGGACCTCGCCCTCCGCGTGCTCCTCCACCTTTCCCTCGAGGGCGACGACGCTCGTCTCGGCCTCGTCGCCGAGGGCGCCATCGACCCAATAGTCGCCTCCctcgtctcctcctcctcctccgcctcccTCGCCGCTACCCTCCTCACTAGCCTCGCCGTCGTCGAGGTCAACAAGGCCACCATCGGCGCCCACCCCCTCGCGATCCCCCGCCTCGCCGCGCTCCTCCTCGACGGAGGCGCGCGGGAGCGCCGCGAGTCCGCCACGGCCCTGTACGAGCTCTGCAAGTTCGCGGACAACCGTCGAAGGACCTCCATCGCCGGCACCGTGCCGCAGCTCCTGCGCCTCGCCAGAGAGGGCTCCGAGAGGGCGGTCCGCGTGCTGGTTCTCCTCTCCAGGTGCCGCGAAGGCAAGGACGAGATGATCAACGCCGCCGGGTTCGCCGCCGCCATGACCGAGGCGATAAGAACCGGCACCCTGTTCACCATCGAGCACGCCCTCTCGCTGCTTAACTTGGTCTCCTCAGAAAGTAAAGCCGTGGCTCTGGAAGCCATTAAAGAAGGCATTTTGGACCTTTGCTCTGCTTTCTCCGGCGACCTCAACCAGAAGACGAGGAAGAACGCCAAGCAGCTGATCTTCACACTGCAAAATGCGCGGTTTCAAGCCTTCTTCCCATGA